A single window of Paenibacillus sp. FSL H8-0537 DNA harbors:
- a CDS encoding UDP-glucose/GDP-mannose dehydrogenase family protein, translating into MNVTVIGTGYVGLVSGVCYAEKGNHVICVDKDVSKIERLRSGEIPIYEPGLKELADSNTAAGRLSFTDDLTEAMALADVVIIAVGTPPLPNGEADMRFVELVAREIGYALNGYKVVVVKSTVPVGTNERVRGIVAAISDYPFDIASVPEFLREGSAVKDTLNPDRIVIGSESTRAAEVLTSLHKPFTDQLIMTDIRSAEMIKYASNAFLATKISFINEIANICEKVGADVTEVAHGMGLDRRIGSSFLRAGIGYGGSCFPKDTKALIQIAGNVEYDFKLLKSVVEVNQHQRYGVIDKLKRALGSMHGRRIAIWGLAFKPETDDVREAPAIEIIESLLALGAIPRVTDPIAVENFRSLLNHPSIEWCDSALDAAKQCDAVCLLTEWDDYTKLDLKEVERVMASPILIDGRNAISKEQLEGTLFAYYPVGRPMMNIEDIAIHELI; encoded by the coding sequence ATGAACGTAACAGTGATAGGAACGGGATATGTAGGATTGGTATCGGGCGTATGTTATGCGGAGAAAGGCAATCATGTCATCTGTGTCGATAAGGATGTAAGCAAAATCGAGCGCCTTCGCAGCGGTGAAATTCCCATTTATGAGCCAGGACTCAAAGAATTGGCCGATAGCAATACGGCGGCCGGTCGCCTCTCCTTCACCGATGATCTGACCGAAGCGATGGCACTGGCGGATGTTGTCATTATTGCGGTAGGCACGCCGCCACTGCCGAATGGCGAGGCAGATATGCGGTTCGTCGAGCTGGTAGCACGTGAAATCGGCTATGCGCTCAACGGCTATAAGGTTGTTGTTGTGAAAAGCACAGTGCCGGTCGGCACGAACGAACGCGTTCGCGGCATTGTGGCAGCGATTAGCGATTACCCGTTCGATATCGCCTCCGTCCCTGAGTTTCTGCGCGAGGGCTCAGCCGTCAAGGATACTTTGAATCCAGACCGCATCGTTATCGGCTCGGAGAGCACGCGTGCAGCAGAGGTGCTGACAAGCCTGCACAAGCCATTTACCGACCAGCTGATTATGACGGATATTCGCAGCGCCGAGATGATCAAATACGCCTCCAATGCGTTTCTAGCTACGAAAATATCGTTCATCAATGAAATTGCCAACATTTGCGAAAAGGTAGGCGCAGATGTAACGGAGGTTGCCCACGGCATGGGGCTGGACCGCCGGATTGGCTCCTCCTTCCTGCGCGCCGGCATCGGCTATGGAGGCTCCTGCTTCCCGAAGGATACGAAGGCTCTCATTCAAATAGCGGGCAACGTCGAATATGACTTCAAGCTGCTCAAGTCGGTCGTAGAGGTCAATCAGCATCAGCGCTACGGCGTCATCGACAAGCTCAAACGGGCGCTAGGCAGCATGCATGGCAGACGCATTGCCATTTGGGGCCTTGCATTTAAGCCGGAAACCGATGATGTAAGAGAAGCGCCCGCGATTGAAATTATTGAATCGCTGCTTGCGCTTGGCGCAATTCCACGTGTAACTGACCCCATTGCGGTAGAAAATTTCCGTTCCCTGCTGAATCACCCATCTATTGAATGGTGCGATTCCGCGCTTGATGCAGCGAAGCAATGCGACGCTGTTTGCCTGCTCACGGAGTGGGACGACTATACGAAGCTCGATCTCAAGGAAGTGGAGCGCGTCATGGCGAGCCCCATTCTCATTGACGGCCGCAATGCGATCAGCAAAGAGCAGCTGGAAGGAACGCTGTTTGCCTACTATCCGGTGGGCAGACCTATGATGAACATCGAAGACATTGCGATACATGAATTGATTTAG
- a CDS encoding phospho-sugar mutase codes for MMNAIAEQLDYAIDRRYERWREAELPFYLRKELGELGAGDLTDRFYKHLHLGPEGVREKVGAGTNRMNIYTVRRIALALAGEIRSGGEEAKQRGVAIAFDSRILSRVFAEQAALVLAKNRVKVYLFEQARPTPELSFAVRFLHAAAGLMITAGHYPYDYNGVKLFSSDGAVMAPEYNQLVARRMEGIEEEVSIPLMDAEEAVRQGLLVLVGTEVDKAYHHKLVGIIVRPTAFRAGRTRLRVIYTPLHGSGGQTPLALLKQMGYRDVESVPEQFQPDPLFPTIDEPDPNNPDSYRQALLLAERKQTDLIMATDPESQQLGAMARDKSGRCRLLSANQLGSLLLEYLCTQKRANEPVYPATFYKSLLTTELSTAIARRYGLHIVETPPGFRHIAARIAEEEQLGARKFFFAFDESGGCLPQAFVRDKDAMQTLLLTTEMAAFYKSRGLTLWDQLYKLYEAYGFYLEDQVSLSFPGLEGSQRLRNVMRKLRGEVPEKLSSLRIRSIYDSEEHGVKALGFSKEAANQELGANVIKYVFEDGAWCALQPTGAGTSLRLYYGAKEWSEVRCRRRLAAIRTALLYDMETIL; via the coding sequence ATGATGAATGCTATTGCAGAGCAACTGGATTATGCGATTGATCGGAGATACGAGCGCTGGAGGGAAGCAGAGCTGCCCTTTTACCTTCGAAAAGAGCTCGGAGAGCTTGGAGCTGGCGATTTGACCGACCGCTTCTACAAGCATCTTCACCTTGGGCCGGAAGGCGTGCGGGAGAAGGTGGGCGCAGGAACGAACCGGATGAATATCTACACGGTGCGCCGCATTGCGCTGGCGCTTGCTGGGGAAATTCGCAGCGGCGGCGAGGAGGCGAAGCAGCGCGGTGTTGCGATTGCTTTTGACAGCCGGATTTTATCGCGGGTGTTCGCGGAACAGGCAGCGCTCGTGCTGGCCAAAAACAGAGTGAAGGTTTATCTTTTTGAGCAGGCCCGGCCTACGCCGGAGCTCTCCTTCGCTGTCCGTTTTCTGCATGCGGCAGCCGGGCTGATGATTACAGCCGGCCATTATCCTTATGATTACAACGGCGTCAAGCTGTTCAGCTCAGATGGCGCTGTTATGGCGCCGGAATACAACCAGCTCGTAGCAAGGCGCATGGAGGGCATCGAGGAGGAGGTTTCGATCCCGCTGATGGATGCGGAGGAAGCGGTGCGACAGGGGCTTCTTGTGCTCGTCGGTACGGAGGTGGATAAAGCTTACCACCACAAGCTTGTGGGCATCATCGTTCGTCCAACTGCCTTTCGAGCGGGGCGAACGCGGCTGCGCGTCATTTATACGCCGCTGCATGGCAGCGGGGGGCAGACGCCGCTTGCGCTGCTGAAGCAAATGGGCTATCGCGATGTGGAGAGCGTGCCGGAGCAGTTTCAGCCAGACCCGCTTTTCCCGACCATCGATGAGCCGGACCCTAACAATCCCGATTCTTACAGGCAGGCGCTGCTGCTGGCCGAGCGGAAGCAGACGGATCTGATTATGGCGACCGATCCCGAATCGCAGCAGCTTGGCGCAATGGCAAGGGACAAAAGCGGCAGGTGCCGCCTGCTGTCTGCGAACCAACTGGGCAGTCTGCTGCTTGAATATCTTTGCACGCAGAAGCGGGCCAATGAGCCGGTTTACCCAGCAACGTTTTACAAGTCGCTCCTAACGACGGAGCTTAGCACAGCGATAGCAAGGCGCTACGGTCTTCATATCGTAGAGACGCCGCCGGGCTTCCGCCATATAGCCGCTCGTATAGCGGAAGAAGAGCAGCTCGGAGCGAGAAAGTTTTTTTTCGCCTTTGATGAGTCGGGCGGCTGCCTGCCGCAGGCGTTCGTCAGAGATAAGGATGCGATGCAGACGCTGCTGCTCACAACAGAGATGGCGGCTTTTTATAAAAGCCGGGGCCTGACATTATGGGATCAGCTGTACAAGCTTTATGAGGCATATGGCTTTTATTTGGAGGATCAGGTCAGCCTGTCCTTTCCCGGCCTTGAAGGCTCGCAGCGGCTGCGCAATGTGATGCGCAAGCTGCGGGGTGAAGTGCCTGAGAAGCTTTCCTCGCTGCGAATTCGCAGTATTTATGATTCCGAGGAGCATGGCGTGAAAGCGCTGGGCTTCAGCAAGGAAGCCGCGAATCAGGAGCTGGGAGCAAATGTGATCAAATATGTTTTCGAGGATGGAGCTTGGTGCGCATTGCAGCCTACCGGAGCAGGAACGTCGCTGCGGCTTTATTACGGAGCGAAGGAATGGAGCGAGGTGCGCTGCAGGCGCAGGCTGGCAGCCATTCGTACGGCGCTGCTCTACGATATGGAGACGATTTTATAA
- a CDS encoding sugar phosphate nucleotidyltransferase, with protein MKLILLSGGSGKRLWPLSNDARSKQFLRILDGPGGLKESMVERVWRQLGETGLQRSSYIAAGKAQEEMIRVHAGLSVPLIIEPERRDTFPAIALSAVYLYSVAGVSLDEVVTILPVDPYVEDAFFHKISELAQVIHDSGCDMALMGVKPTFPSEKYGYIVPETDEPKLIINAAGDVMEAEGIDTETGNARSYRLVRHFTEKPREDAASELMQRGALWNCGVFAFKLGYLINLLIEKRIPIQYDELVNQYSTLVKTSFDYEVVERAKQVAVLPFDGCWKDLGTWNTLTEEMGTSELGEHITTELATDTHVINELGIPITILGIKNAIVAASPDGILVSDKASSPRIKEVLKNRDKRPMYEERRWGYYIVLDYLKYPDGSEVMTKRVCLDRGKNFSYHYHNNRCEVWTILSGEGEMMLDDQLRTVKAGDIINIPLGSRHCLLARTPMEMIEVMRGTQLVEEESVRLEADWNDIMQYCMI; from the coding sequence ATGAAGCTGATTCTTTTATCGGGCGGTTCAGGTAAACGGCTGTGGCCGCTGTCTAATGATGCAAGGTCGAAGCAATTTTTGCGAATTTTGGATGGGCCCGGCGGGCTAAAGGAATCGATGGTCGAGCGGGTATGGCGCCAGCTTGGCGAGACAGGCCTGCAACGCTCATCCTATATCGCCGCCGGCAAGGCGCAGGAGGAAATGATTCGCGTGCATGCCGGCTTGTCGGTGCCGCTCATTATTGAGCCGGAGCGGCGGGACACATTCCCGGCTATCGCATTATCAGCGGTTTATTTGTACTCCGTTGCCGGAGTCAGCCTGGATGAAGTCGTGACGATTCTCCCGGTTGACCCCTATGTGGAGGATGCCTTCTTCCATAAAATAAGCGAGCTTGCGCAGGTCATTCACGATTCTGGCTGCGATATGGCGCTGATGGGCGTCAAACCGACCTTCCCATCGGAAAAATACGGCTACATCGTGCCGGAGACTGACGAGCCTAAGCTGATTATTAATGCGGCAGGCGACGTCATGGAAGCGGAAGGGATTGACACAGAAACAGGCAACGCCCGCTCGTACCGGCTTGTCCGGCACTTCACTGAAAAGCCGCGCGAGGATGCGGCATCCGAGCTGATGCAGCGCGGAGCGCTTTGGAACTGTGGCGTGTTCGCCTTCAAGCTCGGCTATTTAATTAATCTGCTGATCGAGAAGCGGATTCCAATTCAATACGATGAGCTCGTCAATCAATACAGCACGCTGGTGAAGACAAGCTTCGATTATGAGGTCGTGGAGCGGGCGAAGCAGGTTGCCGTGCTTCCTTTTGACGGCTGCTGGAAAGACCTTGGCACCTGGAACACGCTGACGGAAGAGATGGGAACGTCGGAGCTTGGCGAGCATATTACAACAGAGCTTGCAACGGATACGCATGTCATTAACGAGCTTGGTATTCCGATTACGATTCTTGGCATCAAAAATGCCATCGTCGCTGCAAGTCCTGACGGCATTCTGGTGTCCGACAAGGCATCCAGCCCGCGTATTAAAGAAGTGCTGAAAAATCGCGACAAGCGCCCGATGTACGAGGAACGCAGATGGGGCTACTATATCGTGCTTGATTATTTGAAATATCCGGACGGCAGCGAGGTCATGACAAAGCGCGTCTGCCTCGATAGAGGGAAAAACTTCAGCTATCACTATCATAACAATCGCTGCGAGGTGTGGACGATTTTGTCCGGCGAAGGCGAAATGATGCTCGATGACCAGCTGCGGACTGTAAAGGCTGGCGACATTATCAACATCCCTCTGGGCAGCAGACACTGCCTGCTTGCCCGGACACCAATGGAAATGATCGAGGTGATGAGAGGAACGCAGCTTGTAGAAGAGGAGAGCGTCAGGCTGGAAGCGGATTGGAATGACATTATGCAATATTGCATGATTTGA
- a CDS encoding glycosyltransferase gives MLVSIITVYYNRVNQVKESIQSLLDQTYANTEIILVDDGSTDGTLQALEAFEDPRIRLISHSNRGFTRSVIEAVNQSKGEVVAIQGSGDISFPERIEEQVKVLQSRPDVGVVGCIVENVNKVTNTTTIYNKYKQGVSGIDQLLQNNFYTHGEVMFRRDAYERAGGYRELFKFTQDYDLWLRMGLVTEFALVEKLLYRRYTLPDGVSGSVEKMMVQQYLAELGRQCAELRIREGRDLIDRYGVHALFFLKRSKRLALKLFNLGVSAIVNERDMDKAKRLVQLSLEQNWTARGSVLSGLLAVLTRFEGGKKAMLSMLLLLRQVKKKVEKAA, from the coding sequence ATGCTGGTATCGATCATCACGGTGTATTACAACCGGGTCAATCAAGTGAAGGAGTCGATTCAAAGCCTGCTTGACCAGACGTATGCGAATACGGAAATTATTTTGGTTGATGACGGCTCGACGGACGGCACGCTGCAGGCGCTGGAAGCTTTTGAAGATCCGCGCATTCGGCTGATCAGCCACAGCAATCGCGGCTTCACCCGTTCGGTCATTGAAGCGGTGAATCAGAGCAAGGGCGAAGTCGTAGCCATTCAGGGCTCTGGCGATATTTCGTTCCCGGAGCGTATTGAGGAGCAGGTAAAGGTGCTGCAAAGCAGGCCGGATGTTGGTGTCGTTGGCTGTATCGTCGAGAACGTCAACAAGGTGACGAACACAACGACGATTTATAACAAGTATAAGCAGGGCGTCAGTGGAATTGATCAGCTGCTGCAAAATAACTTCTACACCCACGGCGAGGTTATGTTCCGCCGCGATGCTTACGAGCGGGCGGGCGGCTACCGCGAGCTGTTCAAGTTCACGCAGGATTACGATTTATGGCTGCGGATGGGGCTCGTCACGGAGTTTGCGCTCGTCGAGAAGCTGCTGTATCGCAGATACACATTGCCTGACGGCGTAAGCGGCTCCGTTGAAAAAATGATGGTGCAGCAATATCTTGCTGAGCTGGGCAGACAGTGCGCTGAGCTTCGTATTCGCGAAGGGCGCGACCTGATTGACCGCTACGGCGTGCATGCCCTATTTTTCCTAAAAAGATCGAAGCGCCTCGCGCTCAAGCTGTTTAATCTCGGCGTTTCCGCCATTGTAAATGAGCGGGACATGGATAAGGCGAAGCGGCTCGTGCAGCTCAGTCTGGAGCAAAATTGGACGGCAAGAGGCAGCGTGTTATCGGGGCTGCTGGCTGTGCTGACCCGTTTCGAGGGCGGCAAAAAAGCAATGCTGTCGATGCTGCTCTTGCTGCGGCAGGTGAAGAAAAAGGTAGAGAAAGCGGCGTAA
- a CDS encoding oligosaccharide flippase family protein, translating to MLFQILTTIGTRLLVLFGAFIVSVLTARLLGPEGKGMITAILVIPTLVVTIADLGIRQAAAYLIGKKIFNYNDIVSTLLFMWLISSSLSVAVVMGILLLQYGGEYSWELLVICTLTVPVNLAIQYLRGIMQGKGNIGSINKVEIIKTALNFIILLILVWALGMGVLGAALTQLLMAAFTLGYSMKLLLGEVKFKFKYIHPIPQQMMRQGFSFALALFIIQLNYRVDVIILERFTNVIEVGIYSVGTNLAELIWQLPAAIGLILFSRSASSSSSQEAVERTAKLIRVIMPVLIVFGVFFWFMSPLFIRLLYGADFAESGQVIRYLLPGIIAMVLFKLIHSDLSGRGAPLFSLRVSVIALIMNVVLNFILVPKYGAVGASISSSISYMYAGVAFIIFYARRESISLSRLLILNKEDWAQIKSKIGSIGVRFMKLRSR from the coding sequence ATGCTGTTCCAGATTTTAACGACGATCGGCACCCGGCTGCTTGTATTATTCGGAGCTTTTATCGTTTCGGTACTGACAGCAAGGCTGCTGGGTCCCGAAGGCAAAGGGATGATAACGGCCATACTCGTCATCCCTACGCTCGTTGTGACAATCGCCGATCTTGGCATCCGGCAGGCGGCTGCTTATCTCATCGGTAAAAAAATATTTAACTATAACGATATTGTATCGACCTTATTATTTATGTGGTTAATCTCCTCCTCCCTTAGCGTGGCTGTCGTTATGGGTATTTTGCTGCTCCAGTATGGAGGAGAGTACAGCTGGGAGCTGCTTGTCATTTGTACGCTGACGGTGCCCGTTAATCTAGCGATTCAATATTTACGCGGCATTATGCAGGGCAAAGGCAATATTGGCAGCATTAATAAAGTGGAAATTATTAAGACGGCGCTTAATTTCATCATTTTGCTCATTCTCGTCTGGGCGCTTGGCATGGGAGTACTCGGAGCGGCGCTGACACAGCTGCTGATGGCGGCGTTCACGTTAGGCTACTCCATGAAGCTGCTGCTGGGCGAAGTGAAATTCAAGTTCAAATATATTCACCCCATTCCGCAGCAGATGATGCGGCAGGGCTTCTCTTTTGCGCTTGCGCTGTTCATTATTCAGCTTAATTACCGGGTGGACGTCATTATTTTGGAGCGGTTCACGAATGTCATCGAGGTCGGCATTTATTCGGTTGGCACGAATCTAGCAGAGCTGATCTGGCAGCTGCCTGCTGCTATTGGGCTCATTTTATTTTCACGCAGCGCAAGCTCCAGCAGCAGTCAGGAGGCAGTAGAACGGACGGCGAAGCTGATACGCGTCATTATGCCTGTGCTTATCGTGTTCGGCGTTTTCTTCTGGTTCATGTCGCCGCTGTTTATCCGCCTGCTGTATGGCGCTGATTTTGCCGAATCGGGACAGGTTATTCGCTACTTGCTGCCGGGTATTATCGCCATGGTGCTGTTCAAGCTGATTCATTCGGACCTGTCGGGCAGAGGCGCGCCGCTGTTCTCGCTGCGGGTATCGGTTATTGCGCTCATTATGAACGTCGTGCTTAATTTCATTCTCGTTCCCAAATACGGGGCGGTTGGGGCGTCGATTTCCTCCAGCATCAGCTACATGTATGCGGGCGTCGCTTTTATTATTTTTTACGCAAGGCGTGAATCAATCAGTTTGAGCAGGCTTTTAATTTTAAACAAAGAGGACTGGGCGCAAATCAAAAGTAAAATCGGCTCAATCGGCGTTCGTTTCATGAAGCTGCGAAGCCGCTAA
- a CDS encoding UDP-N-acetylglucosamine 1-carboxyvinyltransferase has product MVQAHSRALGTKRISEPYLLIEGGYPLSGEVSLPGAKNSALPAIVAACLSDEEVVLHNVPLELNDVAKLIKLLNDSGANVEIKGDELHCKGSAWMGGTLNAELAGKIRHSLLLLGAAAHWRSSLFLPLPGGCNIGSRKHDMHVSALQELGFAMEESELGLHLRESQPKARTVITFPYPTFGGTLNVLFASVRSNAVVELHNAARNPEVLDVIKLLSDMGANIEWLSSNSLQITGVERLHRADFTVMSDRIIASTIISAVGATKGSATIRNATTRILESEVAVWRQAGLKIEEIDNGIYVEWNRPLEAVNVTTAAYPGFHTDIQPLHTVLMMNASGTSELKETILDGRFSYCYELNKLGANIEVKDGGFLCVNGAAGQTAVIHGVDELYGTDLVATDIRGGAAVAVAALAAVGTSRITNLYQLERGYGNFTEIFTALGAQIMKVNH; this is encoded by the coding sequence ATGGTACAAGCTCATTCAAGAGCGCTCGGCACAAAAAGGATTTCGGAGCCTTATTTATTAATTGAGGGAGGTTATCCCCTTTCAGGTGAAGTGTCGCTTCCCGGTGCCAAAAACTCGGCGCTGCCCGCTATTGTGGCCGCCTGCCTCTCCGATGAGGAGGTCGTGCTTCATAATGTGCCGCTTGAGCTGAATGACGTAGCCAAGCTGATCAAGCTGCTGAACGATTCCGGCGCAAACGTGGAAATCAAAGGCGACGAGCTTCACTGCAAGGGCAGCGCGTGGATGGGCGGCACGCTGAATGCCGAGCTGGCGGGCAAAATCCGCCACTCCCTGCTGCTGCTCGGAGCGGCGGCGCACTGGCGCAGCTCGCTGTTCCTGCCGCTGCCGGGCGGCTGCAACATTGGCAGCCGCAAGCATGACATGCACGTCAGCGCGCTGCAGGAGCTTGGCTTCGCGATGGAGGAGAGCGAGCTGGGGCTTCACTTGCGCGAGAGCCAGCCGAAGGCGAGGACGGTTATTACATTTCCGTATCCAACCTTTGGCGGGACTCTGAATGTTTTATTCGCATCCGTTCGTTCGAATGCGGTTGTTGAGCTGCATAATGCCGCCCGCAATCCCGAGGTGCTGGATGTCATCAAGCTGCTCAGCGATATGGGGGCAAATATTGAATGGCTGTCATCGAACAGCCTGCAAATTACGGGCGTAGAGCGTCTGCACCGCGCAGACTTTACGGTGATGAGCGACCGCATTATCGCTTCAACGATTATTTCGGCAGTTGGTGCAACGAAAGGCTCGGCAACGATTCGCAATGCAACGACCCGCATCCTGGAGTCCGAAGTAGCCGTATGGCGGCAGGCGGGCCTGAAAATAGAAGAGATCGACAACGGCATTTATGTGGAATGGAATCGGCCGCTGGAAGCAGTGAACGTCACGACGGCTGCTTATCCGGGCTTCCATACCGATATTCAACCGCTGCATACCGTATTGATGATGAATGCAAGCGGCACGAGCGAGCTCAAGGAGACGATTCTCGACGGACGCTTCTCCTACTGCTACGAGCTGAACAAGCTGGGCGCGAACATCGAGGTGAAGGATGGCGGCTTCCTTTGCGTCAATGGGGCAGCGGGACAGACGGCGGTCATTCACGGCGTAGACGAGCTGTATGGAACCGATCTTGTTGCAACCGATATTCGCGGCGGAGCGGCGGTTGCAGTTGCTGCGCTGGCGGCTGTTGGGACAAGCCGGATTACGAATTTGTATCAGCTGGAGCGGGGCTACGGCAACTTCACCGAAATTTTCACAGCGCTGGGCGCGCAGATTATGAAGGTGAACCACTAG
- the murB gene encoding UDP-N-acetylmuramate dehydrogenase, which translates to MFEHIVHEANVPLSRITTMSVGGPCRYYVVPKSVEDIRFVTAICERFGWKLLIIGNGSNVLAGDEGFDGVVMHVGKGLKEYGLKDGELYAEAGVALPRLAYSMANEGIAGFDFMAGIPGSVGGGLVMNAGCIGKEIGDVVSSVTHVSDTGEVITSSAEELQFSFRRSWFLDRRHIIVSARFRAEPATDSAQVMEATKRAADIRKGKFPINVKTVGSTFKSPPEGPHPGRLIEEVGLKGFVIGGAQISTVHANWIINQGSATASDVKRLIELMQTTVAKQLGIQMEPEVLFV; encoded by the coding sequence TTGTTCGAACATATTGTGCACGAAGCGAATGTTCCGCTGAGCCGCATTACGACGATGAGCGTTGGCGGCCCTTGCCGTTATTACGTCGTTCCGAAAAGCGTGGAGGATATTCGTTTTGTAACGGCGATTTGCGAGCGTTTTGGCTGGAAGCTGCTCATTATCGGCAATGGCTCGAATGTGCTTGCAGGCGACGAGGGCTTTGATGGCGTCGTCATGCATGTCGGCAAAGGATTGAAGGAATACGGCCTTAAGGATGGCGAGCTGTACGCCGAAGCTGGAGTAGCGCTGCCAAGGCTGGCGTATTCCATGGCGAACGAAGGCATCGCCGGATTTGATTTTATGGCTGGCATCCCCGGCAGTGTAGGCGGCGGGCTTGTCATGAACGCTGGCTGCATCGGCAAGGAAATCGGCGATGTCGTCAGCAGTGTCACGCATGTCAGCGACACGGGCGAGGTGATTACGAGCAGCGCCGAGGAGCTGCAGTTTTCCTTCCGCCGGAGCTGGTTTCTGGATCGGCGCCACATTATTGTGAGTGCGCGCTTCCGGGCTGAACCCGCAACGGATTCAGCGCAGGTGATGGAAGCAACGAAGCGGGCGGCGGATATCCGCAAGGGCAAGTTCCCCATCAATGTCAAAACGGTGGGCAGCACCTTCAAAAGCCCGCCCGAAGGCCCGCATCCTGGCAGACTGATCGAAGAGGTCGGGTTGAAAGGATTTGTTATTGGCGGCGCACAGATTAGTACGGTGCACGCGAACTGGATCATTAATCAAGGCAGTGCAACAGCCAGCGACGTAAAGCGGCTCATTGAGCTGATGCAGACGACAGTAGCCAAGCAGCTCGGCATCCAAATGGAGCCAGAAGTGTTGTTCGTATAA
- a CDS encoding glycosyltransferase, with product MSKPFIIVSTADWDNPFWTNKQHIADRLAGRGHQVLYLNSLGLRKPSSNGKDIKRIIKRLSQFFSGLQQKKTNLWVWSPVVIPYQRFSFVRKLNFFIVRQCVLHFARKLGMEDYVLWTYNPLTQPLLNMREQLSVYHCVDEISAQPGMPEQIIKEQEARLVADVDVVFATAPNLYETRKAINESTYYSPNVAEFNHFNKALSPDTDIPAELLQMKGPKVGFIGAISGYKLDLALIEKVASRNPHVHFVFIGQVGEGDPWTDADRLGQTPNIHLIGPKPYSELPGYLKGFDACLLPNVINEYTTNMFPMKFFEYLSAGKPVVMTPLPAVRDYYSYCYVAADADAFDKQLGLALNEGLLGNYEQLIMDRVAEAKKHDWESRIDTMLAVVEAHIKGAGAPEALRAANLPGAAALGTPASPRSSKTSKAARSVGSKA from the coding sequence ATGTCTAAGCCATTTATTATTGTGTCAACCGCCGATTGGGACAACCCCTTCTGGACGAATAAGCAGCATATTGCCGACAGGCTTGCGGGCCGCGGACATCAGGTGCTGTATCTGAATTCGCTCGGCCTCCGCAAGCCTTCAAGCAATGGCAAGGATATTAAGCGCATTATAAAGCGGCTCAGTCAATTTTTTAGCGGGCTGCAGCAGAAAAAAACAAATCTATGGGTATGGTCGCCAGTCGTCATCCCCTATCAGCGGTTCAGCTTCGTTCGGAAGCTGAACTTTTTTATTGTCCGGCAGTGTGTGTTGCATTTCGCCCGGAAGCTTGGGATGGAGGATTACGTGCTGTGGACATACAATCCGCTGACGCAGCCGCTGCTGAATATGCGCGAGCAGCTGTCGGTTTACCACTGTGTAGATGAAATTTCCGCGCAGCCCGGCATGCCCGAGCAAATTATTAAGGAGCAGGAAGCGCGGCTGGTGGCGGATGTTGATGTCGTGTTTGCTACGGCTCCCAATCTGTATGAGACGCGCAAGGCGATTAACGAAAGCACCTATTACAGCCCGAATGTAGCGGAATTCAATCATTTTAACAAGGCGTTGTCACCGGATACGGACATTCCCGCGGAGCTTTTGCAGATGAAGGGCCCCAAGGTCGGCTTCATTGGAGCCATTAGCGGCTACAAGCTGGACTTGGCATTAATCGAAAAGGTCGCGTCCCGCAACCCTCATGTGCATTTTGTGTTCATTGGACAAGTAGGAGAGGGCGATCCTTGGACCGATGCAGATCGGCTTGGCCAGACGCCGAACATTCATTTGATCGGGCCGAAGCCGTACAGCGAGCTGCCGGGTTATTTGAAAGGCTTCGATGCCTGCCTGCTGCCAAACGTCATTAACGAATACACGACGAATATGTTTCCGATGAAATTTTTTGAATATTTATCAGCAGGCAAGCCGGTTGTCATGACGCCGCTGCCAGCGGTTCGGGATTATTACTCCTACTGCTATGTTGCGGCAGATGCTGATGCCTTCGACAAGCAGCTGGGGCTGGCGCTGAATGAGGGATTGCTTGGCAATTACGAGCAGTTGATCATGGATCGCGTCGCCGAAGCGAAAAAGCATGACTGGGAATCGCGCATTGATACGATGCTTGCCGTCGTGGAGGCGCATATCAAAGGTGCAGGCGCACCTGAGGCGCTGCGGGCAGCGAACTTGCCAGGAGCAGCGGCGCTGGGCACACCTGCTTCACCAAGAAGCAGTAAAACTAGCAAAGCCGCTCGCAGCGTGGGCAGCAAAGCGTAG